The following proteins come from a genomic window of Mammaliicoccus sp. Marseille-Q6498:
- the raiA gene encoding ribosome-associated translation inhibitor RaiA: protein MIRFEIHGENITVTDPIRNYIEDKVSKLERYFTNVPEAIAHVKIKTYQDSRSKVEVTIPLKDVTLRAEERHDDLYAGIDLITNKLERQVRKYKTKVNRKYRDKGREKDVFANGVESPAPEEVEEPDNESEIEIIRSKQFALKPMDSEEAVLQMNLIGHDFYIFTDAETDATSIVYKRKDGKYGLIETSIQ, encoded by the coding sequence ATGATCAGATTTGAAATTCATGGTGAAAACATCACAGTGACTGATCCGATAAGAAATTATATTGAGGACAAAGTAAGTAAACTGGAAAGATATTTTACTAATGTCCCAGAGGCAATTGCACATGTTAAAATTAAAACTTATCAGGATTCACGTAGTAAAGTTGAAGTAACTATTCCATTGAAAGATGTTACTTTAAGAGCTGAAGAAAGACATGATGATTTATATGCTGGAATCGACTTGATAACAAACAAATTAGAACGACAAGTACGTAAGTACAAAACAAAAGTAAACAGAAAGTATCGCGACAAAGGGCGAGAAAAAGATGTGTTTGCAAACGGTGTTGAATCACCAGCACCAGAAGAAGTCGAAGAACCTGATAATGAAAGCGAAATTGAAATCATCCGTTCTAAACAATTTGCACTGAAACCTATGGATTCTGAAGAAGCAGTATTACAAATGAATCTAATAGGTCACGATTTCTACATTTTTACAGATGCAGAAACAGATGCGACAAGCATTGTTTATAAACGTAAAGATGGTAAATACGGACTAATCGAAACTTCAATTCAATAA
- a CDS encoding ComF family protein, giving the protein MNKCIICQQEINESINLLNLFRRHQEICDSCNSKLTFNQTINRCSRCLKVLDQDESECLDCLWLSKRYELINQLFTIYDYQGLVKELIHQYKLVGDVALSKVFKIPRNIIKNYDLIIPAPIHSNKLVNRTFDHVTYVLDEQNIKYEQIIETKERKKQSTLAKLERAKQENPFKMIGNIPLENKNILIVDDIYTTGLTIHQMAEVLPVRKVRKLDALTFARG; this is encoded by the coding sequence TTGAATAAATGTATCATTTGTCAGCAAGAAATAAATGAAAGTATAAACTTGTTAAATCTATTCAGAAGGCACCAAGAAATATGCGACAGTTGCAATTCAAAGCTCACATTTAATCAAACCATAAATAGATGTAGTCGTTGTTTAAAAGTATTAGATCAAGATGAATCTGAATGTTTAGACTGCCTCTGGTTATCAAAGCGATATGAACTCATTAATCAATTATTTACAATATACGACTATCAAGGCCTCGTAAAAGAATTGATACATCAATACAAACTAGTTGGAGATGTTGCACTTTCTAAAGTATTTAAAATTCCTAGAAACATCATTAAAAATTATGATTTGATTATACCTGCTCCAATTCATTCGAATAAATTAGTAAATAGAACATTCGACCATGTAACTTATGTTCTTGATGAACAAAATATTAAATACGAGCAAATTATAGAAACAAAAGAGAGAAAAAAACAATCTACTTTAGCTAAATTAGAAAGAGCGAAACAAGAAAATCCATTTAAAATGATTGGAAACATACCGTTAGAAAATAAGAATATATTAATAGTAGATGATATTTATACGACAGGGCTTACAATTCACCAGATGGCGGAAGTTTTGCCTGTTAGAAAAGTCAGAAAATTAGATGCCTTAACATTTGCAAGAGGGTAA
- a CDS encoding DEAD/DEAH box helicase family protein, translated as MKYYGRVCHELRDITDEKILKTMKGVSIENGKYQCNQCTNHDQALFFQYYCHHCQKQTTYCRCCINLGKVQSCKDIYMIESNHVATDGLYQLNFELSPQQQIASSKVQAAISNYENLLLYAVTGAGKTEMIFEGISKARQRGDNVAVVSPRVDVVKEVYLRLKDAFKDESIDLLYEGQFAQYESTFVVSTVHQLMRYYQHFDVVIVDEVDAFPLEMDNQLMTTIKKAASKKSSHIYLTATPNQTLLSMFTPQQIIKLPARYHGHPLPTLEFYYNDVKEKRLNQKLLKTLRRQIDMERKTFVFFHDIEYMKKVFQIYKNHFENIEYVSSEDEMRHEKVSRLRNDEIDIMFTTTILERGVTLANLDVIIVRTDTFTSSAIVQIAGRVGRKLSCPTGKVICYHKGITKNMIQARNDIVAMNQLAHQKGWLN; from the coding sequence ATGAAATATTATGGAAGAGTATGTCATGAATTACGTGATATAACAGATGAAAAAATTTTAAAAACGATGAAAGGTGTTTCGATAGAAAACGGTAAATACCAATGCAATCAATGTACGAACCATGATCAAGCACTGTTTTTTCAATATTATTGTCATCATTGTCAAAAACAGACGACGTATTGTAGATGTTGCATCAACCTCGGTAAAGTTCAAAGTTGTAAAGATATTTATATGATTGAAAGCAACCATGTGGCGACAGACGGTTTATATCAATTGAATTTTGAACTAAGTCCACAACAACAAATTGCTTCTTCAAAAGTTCAGGCAGCCATTTCAAATTACGAGAATTTATTACTTTACGCTGTTACGGGAGCAGGAAAGACAGAAATGATTTTTGAAGGAATTTCTAAAGCACGACAAAGAGGGGACAATGTTGCTGTTGTGTCTCCGAGAGTAGATGTTGTAAAAGAAGTGTATTTAAGACTGAAAGATGCATTTAAAGATGAAAGTATAGATTTATTATATGAAGGTCAGTTTGCTCAATATGAGAGCACTTTTGTCGTTTCTACTGTTCATCAATTAATGCGTTATTATCAACATTTTGATGTGGTTATAGTGGATGAAGTAGACGCATTTCCGTTAGAGATGGATAATCAATTGATGACGACGATTAAAAAAGCGGCTTCGAAAAAATCTAGCCACATTTATTTGACGGCGACCCCTAATCAAACATTACTTTCAATGTTTACACCGCAACAAATTATTAAGCTACCCGCTCGCTATCACGGACACCCGCTTCCAACATTGGAATTTTATTATAATGATGTAAAAGAAAAAAGACTAAATCAAAAATTGCTAAAAACGTTGCGAAGACAAATTGATATGGAAAGAAAAACTTTCGTATTTTTTCATGATATTGAATATATGAAAAAGGTATTTCAAATTTATAAAAATCACTTCGAAAATATCGAATATGTTTCTAGTGAAGATGAAATGAGACATGAAAAAGTTTCACGTTTAAGAAATGATGAAATTGATATTATGTTTACGACAACGATACTTGAAAGAGGCGTCACGCTAGCAAATTTAGATGTCATCATTGTTAGAACGGATACATTTACAAGTAGTGCAATCGTACAAATAGCAGGAAGAGTTGGCCGAAAGCTGTCTTGTCCAACAGGTAAAGTGATTTGTTATCACAAAGGCATAACAAAAAATATGATACAAGCAAGAAATGATATTGTGGCCATGAATCAATTAGCACATCAGAAAGGGTGGTTGAATTGA
- the fakB1 gene encoding fatty acid kinase binding subunit FakB1: protein MKIAVITDSTAYLDQIYLDKYHIKTVALNVIFNNETYRELTDLSTEDFYKRMRNESQLPTTSQPAMGEYVELLEELKRDGYTDVIAVHLSSGISGTYQSAITVNSLVEGIRVYPFDSEISCAIQGFFALKASQLIENGMTVVDNILEQLENMKEATNAYFIVDDLKNLKKGGRLNGAQALVGTMLQVKPILHFKDTKIVPYDKVRTTKRAMKIIEKQLESEINGNSELSMVIIHGNNEEAATAWKAQIESLFPQAHVILSYFGPVIGTHLGEGALGIGYTTTPLDLTKS from the coding sequence ATGAAAATTGCTGTTATAACAGATTCAACAGCGTATTTAGATCAAATATATTTAGATAAATATCACATAAAAACAGTTGCTTTAAATGTGATTTTCAACAATGAAACGTATCGAGAATTAACTGATTTAAGTACTGAAGATTTTTATAAAAGAATGAGAAACGAATCACAGCTACCAACAACTTCTCAACCTGCTATGGGAGAATATGTTGAGTTATTAGAAGAATTAAAACGAGATGGCTACACAGATGTAATAGCGGTCCATTTATCTAGTGGTATTAGTGGAACTTATCAAAGTGCTATAACTGTCAATTCATTGGTAGAAGGTATTAGAGTGTATCCATTTGATTCAGAAATTTCATGTGCAATTCAAGGATTCTTTGCATTAAAAGCGAGTCAACTTATTGAAAATGGTATGACTGTTGTTGATAATATTTTGGAACAATTAGAAAATATGAAAGAAGCAACTAATGCGTATTTTATAGTTGATGACTTAAAGAATTTAAAAAAGGGTGGACGTTTAAATGGTGCCCAAGCTCTAGTTGGTACGATGCTACAAGTGAAGCCGATATTACACTTTAAAGATACTAAAATTGTGCCTTACGATAAAGTTCGCACGACGAAAAGAGCTATGAAAATAATAGAAAAGCAACTTGAGTCTGAAATTAATGGTAATTCAGAATTATCTATGGTTATTATCCATGGTAATAATGAAGAAGCGGCAACAGCGTGGAAAGCACAAATTGAATCACTATTTCCTCAAGCTCATGTCATCTTGAGTTATTTCGGACCAGTTATTGGAACACATCTAGGTGAAGGTGCGTTAGGTATAGGCTATACAACGACACCATTAGACTTAACTAAATCATAA
- a CDS encoding YigZ family protein gives MAEGLITIKSAHETEIVINKSRFIASIHPAESEEEAKAFIQQKKKEHHDATHNCSSYVIGPTMLIQKANDDGEPSGTAGVPMLEVLKKQQLHNVVVVVTRYFGGIKLGAGGLIRAYGSAVSQVIKEIGRIILLDAIPFEVTLNYDQTGRFEHELQQSDYNLVNTEYTDKVKYTIHVIATEEQNFIDFLNEVNQGKYSLNQQETIALPFPYDKEEER, from the coding sequence ATGGCAGAAGGACTAATTACTATAAAATCAGCACACGAAACTGAAATCGTCATAAATAAATCAAGATTTATTGCAAGCATTCATCCAGCCGAATCTGAAGAAGAAGCAAAAGCTTTCATTCAACAAAAGAAAAAAGAACATCATGATGCAACTCATAATTGTTCTAGTTATGTTATCGGTCCAACAATGCTTATTCAAAAAGCAAACGATGACGGTGAACCTTCTGGAACTGCAGGCGTTCCTATGTTAGAAGTATTAAAAAAACAACAGCTACATAACGTTGTCGTCGTTGTAACAAGATACTTCGGTGGTATTAAATTAGGCGCAGGTGGACTCATAAGAGCATACGGTAGTGCAGTGAGCCAAGTCATTAAAGAAATAGGAAGAATCATATTATTAGATGCTATTCCATTCGAAGTCACACTCAATTACGATCAAACAGGACGCTTCGAACACGAATTACAACAATCCGACTACAACCTAGTCAACACAGAATATACAGATAAAGTAAAATATACAATTCATGTCATCGCTACAGAAGAACAAAACTTTATAGACTTTTTAAACGAAGTCAACCAAGGAAAATACAGCTTAAACCAACAAGAAACAATCGCATTACCATTTCCATATGATAAAGAAGAAGAACGCTAA
- a CDS encoding MraY family glycosyltransferase has protein sequence MFTLQLILLSMIVSLILTPLVIVLSRKIGAVDMPNIRKVHTKPVSVLGGSVILLSFLIGLWWGKPVEHETIPIILGAIVIYLIGLVDDLYDMKPLVKLAGQIAVSLIVVLNHVTLDFITLPFGVVIEFGIFSIPMTIIWVVAVMNAINLIDGLDGLASGISCIALVTIGFIAILQQNIFIMMICSVLIGSLLGFLVFNSHPAKIFLGDSGALLLGYIIGVLSLLGFKNITLISLFFPMVILAVPFLDMLFAIIRRLHNRQSIVQADKSHLHHKLLDLGYTHRQTVILIYMIAILFSLSSIILYLSPPYGVLMMFIMILITIELIVEFTGLINANYRPILNLLTRTKYKKEER, from the coding sequence ATGTTTACTTTGCAGTTAATTTTATTATCCATGATTGTTAGCTTAATACTTACACCTTTAGTCATTGTATTATCTAGAAAAATTGGTGCAGTTGATATGCCCAATATTAGAAAAGTACATACTAAACCCGTATCAGTATTAGGTGGATCAGTCATTTTATTATCTTTTCTTATTGGTTTATGGTGGGGCAAGCCAGTTGAACATGAGACGATTCCTATTATACTAGGTGCAATCGTTATTTATTTAATTGGTTTAGTTGATGATTTATATGATATGAAACCACTTGTTAAGCTCGCGGGACAAATTGCTGTCTCGTTAATAGTAGTACTTAATCACGTAACATTAGATTTTATTACTTTACCATTCGGCGTTGTTATAGAATTTGGGATATTTAGTATTCCGATGACAATTATCTGGGTTGTAGCAGTGATGAATGCAATTAATTTAATAGATGGATTAGACGGGCTAGCATCAGGAATTTCTTGTATAGCTTTAGTGACGATAGGTTTTATTGCAATCTTGCAACAGAATATTTTCATTATGATGATTTGTAGTGTACTAATAGGATCGTTATTAGGCTTTTTAGTATTCAATTCACATCCTGCAAAAATATTCCTCGGAGATAGCGGTGCTTTATTACTAGGTTATATTATTGGTGTATTATCATTGTTAGGTTTTAAAAATATTACATTAATATCTTTATTCTTCCCAATGGTTATTTTAGCAGTACCATTTCTTGATATGTTATTTGCAATTATACGTAGATTACATAATCGACAGTCTATTGTGCAAGCCGATAAATCGCATTTACATCATAAGTTATTAGATTTAGGTTATACACATAGGCAAACGGTCATATTGATTTATATGATTGCTATATTATTTAGTCTTTCAAGTATCATACTGTACTTATCACCACCATATGGCGTACTAATGATGTTTATTATGATTCTTATTACAATAGAACTTATTGTAGAATTTACAGGACTTATAAATGCCAATTACAGACCAATATTAAATTTATTAACAAGAACTAAATACAAGAAAGAAGAACGCTAA
- a CDS encoding GGDEF domain-containing protein, with product MIQAIIFNISVTIAAFYLYHRIQYNETRTVTFSQNYITILMTGVSILLISNPIQYHSYEITLSFIPLLFLGRFTNLFYTVLSAGIVLLIDMFAFGTPFLDNLDLLIIAVVVGMIGPFLKQSDFVCIQLLYLISIIIIAINLIFLKPDTWLNEWLFLVPVSFILSIVSASVYRDIWVLKNLISRYENEESVDYLTGLGNVKEFDRYLNKTTEKVTEEQQSMALLLIDIDGFKDVNDEFSHKAGDAVLKQMSQLLINYLPKDVKAFRNGGEEFSIILIDESLDSAIKLAESIRNSVQQSTFHLPNKETIKLSVSIGVGYLTEEDNKSKRRVFKDADDMLHEAKLQGQNKVMFNPIIKL from the coding sequence ATGATACAAGCAATTATATTTAATATCTCAGTAACTATTGCAGCATTTTATCTATACCATCGAATACAATATAACGAAACGAGAACAGTGACATTTTCACAAAATTACATAACCATCTTAATGACGGGTGTTTCTATATTATTAATTTCAAACCCTATTCAATATCATAGTTACGAAATCACATTAAGTTTTATTCCGTTACTATTTTTAGGGCGATTTACAAATTTATTTTACACTGTTTTAAGTGCGGGCATTGTCTTACTCATTGATATGTTTGCATTTGGCACACCATTTCTCGATAATTTAGATTTATTAATTATCGCAGTTGTCGTTGGAATGATCGGTCCGTTTCTCAAACAAAGTGATTTTGTTTGTATTCAATTATTGTATTTAATCAGTATCATTATCATCGCCATCAACTTAATATTCTTAAAACCAGATACATGGTTAAATGAATGGTTGTTTCTTGTACCAGTTTCCTTTATCCTAAGTATTGTCAGTGCTAGCGTGTATCGTGATATTTGGGTACTTAAAAATTTAATTTCACGATATGAAAACGAAGAATCTGTCGACTATTTAACAGGTTTAGGTAACGTGAAAGAATTTGACCGCTACTTAAATAAAACAACTGAAAAAGTTACAGAAGAACAACAATCAATGGCGTTACTACTTATTGATATAGATGGCTTTAAAGATGTAAATGATGAGTTTTCACACAAAGCTGGAGATGCAGTTCTTAAACAGATGTCACAGTTATTGATAAATTATTTACCTAAAGACGTAAAAGCTTTTAGAAATGGTGGAGAAGAATTTTCTATTATTTTAATCGATGAATCATTAGACAGTGCGATTAAATTAGCAGAAAGTATTAGAAACAGTGTTCAACAATCCACTTTCCACTTACCTAATAAAGAAACAATTAAATTATCCGTATCAATTGGTGTTGGTTATTTAACTGAAGAAGATAATAAATCTAAACGCCGAGTATTTAAAGATGCTGATGATATGTTACATGAAGCAAAATTACAAGGTCAGAACAAAGTAATGTTCAACCCTATTATTAAGTTATAA
- a CDS encoding threonine/serine exporter family protein: MEELQDFTIIDENKIIDVVMTAGRILLESGAETYRVEDTMARIATSYGLENTHSFVTSTAIIFSLNDRTNTRLVRIDERTTDLEKISLTNQISRKITNNELSIDEAKAELIHLHHASLQFPFWLKVLAAAIASACFLPMFGGKQTEVIPSFIAGGTGYLTFSIVHNTIRIKFFSEFISSLIIATIATISVKFIIGVNLNLITIASVMPLVPGVLITNAIRDLMAGQSLAGISKGVEAALTSFAIGAGVAIVLLLS, translated from the coding sequence ATGGAAGAGTTACAGGACTTCACTATTATAGATGAAAATAAAATAATTGATGTCGTCATGACAGCTGGTCGAATCCTATTAGAAAGCGGTGCTGAAACTTATAGGGTTGAAGACACGATGGCTAGGATTGCGACAAGTTATGGTTTAGAAAATACACATAGCTTTGTAACTTCTACCGCTATTATTTTCTCACTTAATGACAGAACAAACACGCGACTTGTTAGAATAGATGAAAGAACAACAGATTTAGAAAAAATTTCTTTAACGAATCAAATTTCTAGAAAAATCACAAATAACGAATTATCAATAGATGAAGCAAAAGCAGAATTGATTCATTTACATCACGCTTCATTACAATTTCCATTTTGGTTAAAAGTTTTAGCGGCTGCTATTGCTTCAGCCTGTTTCTTACCAATGTTTGGCGGTAAACAAACTGAAGTTATCCCTTCGTTTATTGCAGGTGGAACTGGTTATTTAACTTTTTCAATCGTACATAATACAATTAGAATTAAATTTTTCTCTGAGTTTATCAGTTCCTTAATTATTGCTACGATTGCGACCATAAGTGTTAAGTTTATTATTGGCGTGAATTTAAATCTGATTACGATTGCTTCCGTTATGCCACTTGTTCCAGGTGTTCTTATAACGAATGCCATTAGAGATTTAATGGCCGGACAATCATTAGCAGGTATTTCTAAAGGTGTCGAAGCGGCGCTAACATCTTTTGCTATTGGTGCTGGTGTTGCGATCGTCTTGTTACTAAGTTAA
- a CDS encoding threonine/serine exporter family protein — MLDYIYQILLSFTATLFFSVIFNAPKRLLIACGLVGTIGWMIYTVSLDFGIDKVQASFYGSFALALMSHIMSRYYKRPMIIFIVAGIIPLVPGGLAYDATKNLVINNYDVAINTTLQATLISGAIAFGILCSEIIFQIYVRTKRSFASRKQKSV; from the coding sequence ATGTTAGACTATATTTATCAAATATTATTAAGTTTTACTGCCACATTATTTTTCTCTGTCATTTTCAATGCACCTAAGAGACTTTTAATAGCTTGTGGTCTTGTCGGCACAATAGGTTGGATGATTTATACTGTTTCATTAGATTTTGGAATTGATAAAGTACAAGCGTCATTCTATGGCAGTTTCGCTTTAGCATTGATGAGTCATATTATGAGTCGTTATTATAAACGCCCAATGATCATCTTTATCGTTGCAGGTATCATTCCATTAGTTCCAGGTGGTTTAGCTTACGATGCCACTAAAAATTTAGTTATAAACAATTATGATGTAGCAATTAATACTACTTTACAAGCTACTTTAATTTCTGGCGCAATTGCATTTGGTATTTTATGTTCAGAAATCATTTTCCAAATTTACGTGAGAACTAAGCGTTCTTTTGCATCAAGAAAGCAAAAAAGCGTATAA
- the pepT gene encoding peptidase T — protein MKQDLIERLTRYVKIDTQADPTSSSTPSTEKQWDLINLLQEEIKTLNLDVSVDENGYLMATLPSNTDKNVPTIGLLAHVDTSPDYNASNVNPVIIDKYDGKDIQLGHTDKVLSPNTFPQLQKVIGHTLMTTDGTSLLGADDKAGVVEIMEAIIYLLEHPEIKHGEIRFSFTPDEEIGRGPHHFDVKRFNADYAYTLDGSLEGEIQFESFNAASAIVEVNGVNVHPGSAKDVMVNANTLAMAFNDQLPSEEVPEKTEDYEGFYHLSDMSGTVEKATLQYIIRDHDKAQFERRKNHLLDIAQNLNHNYDSELITVTIKDQYYNMGEKIKPHPELVDIPEKVIRELGITPIIEPIRGGTDGSQLSYMGLPTPNLFTGGANFHGPFEYASIDVMEKAVHTIVGIVSEFEKQA, from the coding sequence TTGAAACAAGATCTCATTGAACGATTAACAAGATACGTAAAAATAGATACACAAGCAGATCCTACAAGTTCAAGTACACCATCAACAGAAAAACAGTGGGATTTAATTAACTTACTTCAAGAAGAAATTAAAACATTAAATCTTGATGTATCTGTAGATGAAAATGGTTATCTAATGGCAACTTTGCCTTCTAATACAGATAAAAATGTACCTACAATTGGATTATTAGCTCATGTCGACACATCACCTGATTACAATGCGTCAAACGTAAACCCTGTCATTATCGATAAATATGACGGAAAAGATATTCAGTTAGGTCATACAGATAAAGTACTTAGCCCGAACACATTTCCACAGTTACAAAAAGTTATCGGTCATACATTAATGACAACAGATGGCACTTCATTACTTGGCGCAGATGATAAAGCTGGCGTAGTAGAAATTATGGAAGCTATCATTTACTTATTAGAACACCCAGAAATTAAACACGGAGAGATCCGATTTAGCTTTACACCAGACGAAGAAATCGGAAGAGGACCACATCATTTCGATGTTAAACGATTTAACGCAGATTATGCTTATACATTAGACGGTAGTTTAGAAGGCGAAATTCAATTCGAAAGCTTCAACGCCGCTTCAGCAATTGTAGAAGTGAATGGCGTAAATGTACATCCAGGTTCAGCTAAAGACGTAATGGTCAACGCTAATACGTTAGCAATGGCATTTAATGACCAACTTCCTAGTGAAGAAGTACCTGAAAAAACAGAAGACTACGAAGGCTTCTATCATTTATCAGACATGTCAGGAACTGTAGAGAAAGCAACATTACAATACATTATTCGTGACCATGACAAAGCACAATTTGAACGTAGAAAAAATCACCTCTTAGATATTGCTCAAAATTTAAATCACAATTATGATAGTGAACTCATAACAGTTACAATTAAAGATCAATATTATAATATGGGTGAAAAAATCAAGCCACATCCAGAGCTCGTAGACATACCAGAGAAAGTCATTCGTGAATTAGGTATAACACCAATCATCGAACCTATACGCGGAGGCACAGACGGCTCTCAACTATCATATATGGGATTACCTACTCCAAACTTATTTACAGGTGGCGCTAACTTCCACGGGCCATTTGAATATGCTTCAATCGATGTAATGGAAAAAGCAGTACATACGATTGTAGGTATTGTTTCAGAATTTGAAAAACAAGCATAA
- a CDS encoding glycerate kinase — translation MRVLVAMDEFDGILSSYHANRFVEEAIKSQFKDADIVQVPLFNGQREVIDSILLWQSGVKHTVKHHDAYMKLKSSVYAVTENNITVIEAGNVLTSSEDIESPLNTSSFGLGEVILEALNENSQEMIISVGNVASYDGGLGMLQALGAKFFDAEGTTVDVSKGTKWIKYIRTIDLYDLDKRLKEKNIKVITDFESKYYGKNSRVMKEKELNQISSEDATSIDNALWYISELFKSQHKILLSKEERGGSGSGIAGLFNAFWNAELVTGGDVVNELTYLDQLIEQADFVVFGEGLMPNQQLLETTSVRIAELCHKHKKINIAVCATDEKFDLYLEQDVTAMFKVLNKDQHIMSDLEMGIALRHLTTQALRLLKINL, via the coding sequence ATGAGAGTATTAGTTGCGATGGATGAGTTTGACGGTATATTATCAAGTTACCATGCAAACAGATTTGTTGAAGAAGCAATAAAGTCTCAATTTAAAGATGCGGATATCGTACAAGTTCCATTATTCAATGGACAAAGAGAAGTAATAGATTCCATTTTGCTATGGCAATCTGGTGTTAAGCATACAGTGAAACATCATGATGCTTATATGAAATTGAAATCATCTGTATATGCAGTTACTGAAAATAATATAACAGTAATCGAAGCAGGTAATGTTTTAACTTCAAGTGAAGATATTGAGAGCCCACTTAACACCTCATCATTTGGTTTAGGTGAAGTGATTTTAGAAGCACTTAACGAAAATAGCCAAGAAATGATTATTTCTGTAGGTAATGTTGCAAGCTATGATGGTGGCTTAGGTATGTTACAAGCATTAGGCGCTAAATTTTTTGATGCAGAAGGTACAACTGTCGATGTAAGTAAAGGTACTAAGTGGATTAAATATATTAGAACAATTGATTTATACGATTTAGATAAACGATTGAAAGAGAAGAATATCAAAGTCATTACTGATTTTGAATCAAAATATTACGGTAAAAATAGCCGTGTAATGAAAGAAAAAGAACTAAACCAAATATCTTCTGAAGACGCTACATCTATAGATAACGCATTATGGTATATTAGTGAACTGTTTAAGAGCCAACATAAAATTTTACTTTCTAAAGAAGAAAGAGGCGGCTCAGGAAGCGGAATAGCCGGTTTATTTAATGCATTTTGGAATGCAGAACTTGTCACTGGTGGGGATGTTGTAAATGAATTAACATATCTCGACCAATTGATAGAACAAGCAGACTTTGTAGTATTTGGAGAAGGCTTAATGCCAAACCAACAATTATTAGAAACGACATCTGTTAGAATAGCAGAATTGTGTCATAAGCATAAAAAAATTAATATCGCAGTTTGTGCTACAGATGAAAAGTTTGATCTATATTTAGAACAAGATGTGACTGCAATGTTTAAAGTACTCAATAAAGATCAACATATTATGAGTGATTTAGAGATGGGCATCGCATTAAGACATTTAACAACACAAGCTTTAAGATTATTAAAAATAAATTTATAA
- the ytxJ gene encoding bacillithiol system redox-active protein YtxJ — MVVKLTSIDQFEKVLNDNPNVFVMKHSSTCPISASAYDQFNKFLYERDMDGYYIIVQEERELSDYIADKTGVKHESPQAFYFVNGNAEWNDSHENITVASLSKAEE, encoded by the coding sequence ATGGTCGTGAAATTAACTTCCATCGATCAATTTGAAAAAGTACTCAATGATAATCCAAACGTATTTGTTATGAAACACAGCAGTACTTGTCCTATTTCGGCAAGTGCGTATGATCAATTTAATAAATTCTTATATGAAAGAGACATGGATGGTTATTATATAATCGTTCAAGAAGAAAGAGAATTAAGTGATTATATAGCTGACAAAACTGGAGTCAAACATGAATCACCACAAGCATTTTATTTTGTAAACGGGAATGCTGAATGGAATGATAGTCATGAAAATATCACAGTAGCAAGTTTATCGAAAGCAGAAGAGTAA